Proteins encoded in a region of the Zea mays cultivar B73 chromosome 4, Zm-B73-REFERENCE-NAM-5.0, whole genome shotgun sequence genome:
- the LOC103654457 gene encoding WEB family protein, chloroplastic-like isoform X2 gives MGESDVKEQQPNRLQEELRKEKEKARALDEIQDLQGELEAARDSEKKMLLSLQAQTKQLEQTKVSLEEAKIEIASLRDSRQPFKNFRRRGLMSFSFADPGEAETWSLQRELRLAVESEEKCNKAMDDLAIALTEQTTEAREANVKLSLAQAELNNARTQVETLKASLESTEGKLQLALEEADRLKVESDELAAASKEKERGLVDCIKMFEEDLSKGKEENDKLIESQRVTRDENSRLREMLKHAVGEANVARESLEIARVENSRLNEEMFKKESTLQSINQEYESLKISEAAAQSSIKELKDMIDAMFSSESTKTSAEASPREAKGSKMKETSVAADYVYSDVERSTRLDDIKNPGKQKKKTILRKFGEIMKKRNS, from the coding sequence ATGGGGGAATCAGACGTGAAGGAACAGCAGCCGAACAGGCTGCAGGAGGAGCTGAGGAAGGAGAAAGAGAAGGCACGCGCCCTAGACGAGATACAAGACCTGCAAGGCGAACTGGAGGCAGCAAGAGATTCAGAGAAGAAGATGCTGCTGTCATTGCAGGCTCAAACAAAGCAGCTTGAGCAGACCAAAGTATCCCTGGAAGAGGCCAAGATTGAGATAGCTTCGCTACGAGACAGTAGGCAGCCGTTCAAGAATTTCAGGAGAAGGGGTTTGATGTCATTCTCCTTTGCCGACCCTGGCGAGGCGGAGACATGGTCGCTACAGCGTGAGCTCAGGTTAGCTGTGGAATCCGAGgagaagtgcaacaaggccatggATGACTTGGCCATTGCCTTGACTGAACAAACCACAGAGGCCAGAGAAGCAAATGTGAAGCTTTCATTGGCGCAAGCCGAGTTGAATAATGCAAGGACCCAAGTGGAGACCTTGAAGGCCTCGCTAGAAAGCACAGAGGGCAAGCTCCAGTTGGCACTGGAAGAGGCAGACCGGCTAAAAGTCGAGTCAGATGAATTGGCAGCTgcctcaaaagaaaaagagagagggCTCGTTGATTGCATCAAGATGTTTGAGGAGGACCTAAGTAAAGGAAAGGAAGAGAACGATAAGCTGATTGAATCACAGAGGGTGACCAGAGATGAGAATTCTCGGCTGAGAGAGATGCTGAAGCATGCGGTGGGCGAAGCTAATGTAGCAAGAGAATCGCTGGAGATTGCCAGAGTGGAGAATTCTCGCCTTAACGAAGAGATGTTTAAGAAAGAGAGTACCTTGCAGAGTATCAACCAAGAATATGAATCCCTCAAGATCAGCGAGGCAGCCGCACAGAGTAGCATTAAAGAATTGAAGGATATGATTGATGCTATGTTCAGTTCTGAGTCGACCAAAACGTCAGCAGAAGCATCACCTCGTGAGGCCAAGGGAAGCAAGATGAAGGAAACTTCTGTGGCAGCAGATTATGTGTATTCTGATGTCGAAAGATCTACTCGTCTGGACGACATAAAAAACCCTGGAAAGCAGAAAAAGAAGACAATTCTCAGAAAATTTggtgaaataatgaagaaaagaaaCTCCTAA
- the LOC103654456 gene encoding pentatricopeptide repeat-containing protein At4g02750 yields the protein MLPLRRPASLAARRLLRDNQRISALARAGDVAAARRVFDAMTHRDVVSWNALLTALWRAGRHHLPAARRLFDEAMPSRDVVSWNSIIAGCLAHGDLDAASAYFAGAPERNVATWNAMLAGLVRLGRVVDAQRLFDEMPERNVVSYTTMVDWLARRGEVERAREVFDSMPDRNLVSWAAMISGCVENGMFVEARELFEAMPEKNVVACTAMITGHCKQGDVDSARRLFDGIRAKDVISWNAMIAGYVHNGHGEEAMRLHALMFREGVKPDHATLIAVLTACSALALLRQGKSTHAIAIKAMLESGISFSNALMTMYSKCGNVGESELVFINLRTKDIVSWNTIIAAYAQHGKYQKVIALFHEMEVTGLIPDDITFLSVLSACGHVGMVDASLKLFDLMSSKYAISPRAEHYACIVDILSRAGQLEKASSYIKHMPLKAEKNVWGSLLGACQIHGNVQLGELAAKMLVQSDSQSSGPYVILSNIYAAAGMWGQVNQIRGQMKERGVKKQPGYSWTEIGNEVHMFVGGDASHPEMRKIISELRKISFHMRMVTNEAHIMVELAQECGHFS from the exons ATGCTCCCGCTCCGTCGCCCCGCCTCCCTCGCCGCCCGCCGCCTCCTCCGCGACAACCAGCGCATCAGCGCCCTCGCCCGCGCGGGCGATGTCGCCGCGGCGCGCCGAGTGTTCGACGCCATGACTCACCGCGATGTTGTCTCCTGGAACGCGCTCCTCACCGCGCTCTGGCGCGccggccgccaccacctcccagccGCTCGCCGCCTCTTCGACGAGGCCATGCCTTCCCGCGACGTCGTCTCCTGGAACTCAATCATCGCCGGCTGCCTCGCTCACGGGGACTTGGACGCCGCCTCCGCCTACTTCGCCGGCGCCCCGGAGCGCAACGTGGCCACGTGGAACGCCATGCTCGCGGGGCTCGTCCGGCTCGGCCGAGTGGTTGACGCCCAGAGGCTGTTCGACGAAATGCCCGAGAGGAACGTGGTGTCGTATACAACCATGGTGGACTGGCTCGCGCGGCGCGGTGAGGTGGAGAGGGCGCGGGAGGTGTTTGACTCCATGCCAGACAGGAATTTGGTGTCGTGGGCCGCGATGATCAGTGGGTGTGttgagaatggcatgtttgtcgaGGCGAGGGAATTGTTTGAAGCGATGCCCGAGAAGAATGTTGTGGCATGCACTGCGATGATCACTGGACACTGCAAACAGGGGGATGTGGATAGCGCTAGGAGGCTGTTTGATGGGATTCGTGCCAAGGATGTCATCTCCTGGAATGCCATGATTGCTG GATATGTTCACAATGGACACGGGGAAGAAGCCATGAGATTGCATGCTTTAATGTTCAGAGAAGGTGTAAAACCGGATCATGCGACTCTTATTGCAGTCCTGACAGCTTGTTCTGCCCTTGCTTTGCTCAGGCAAGGAAAATCCACACATGCTATTGCCATCAAAGCAATGCTAGAATCTGGCATCTCTTTTTCTAATGCCTTGATGACAATGTACAGTAAATGCGGCAATGTGGGTGAGTCAGAGTTAGTCTTCATCAATCTTAGAACCAAGGATATTGTTTCTTGGAACACAATAATTGCTGCATATGCACAACATGGCAAATATCAGAAAGTTATAGCACTTTTCCATGAGATGGAAGTGACTGGACTTATTCCTGATGATATCACCTTCCTTAGTGTGTTATCGGCATGCGGGCATGTTGGCATGGTGGATGCCAGCTTGAAATTGTTCGATCTGATGTCATCTAAATACGCCATATCCCCAAGAGCTGAACACTATGCTTGTATTGTGGATATATTGAGCCGAGCAGGACAATTGGAGAAAGCTTCTAGTTATATAAAACATATGCCATTAAAAGCTGAGAAAAATGTATGGGGCTCTTTGCTTGGAGCATGTCAGATACATGGTAACGTGCAACTCGGTGAACTTGCTGCTAAGATGCTTGTTCAATCAGACTCTCAAAGTTCAGGTCCTTATGTGATTCTTTCGAATATATATGCTGCTGCTGGCATGTGGGGTCAAGTCAATCAAATAAGAGGTCAGATGAAAGAAAGAGGTGTGAAGAAACAACCTGGATACAGTTGGACTGAGATTGGAAATGAAGTTCATATGTTTGTGGGTGGAGATGCATCTCATCCAGAGATGAGAAAGATCATATCTGAGCTGAGAAAAATCAGCTTCCATATGCGAATGGTCACCAATGAAGCTCATATAATGGTAGAGCTGGCACAAGAATGTGGTCACTTTTCATAA
- the LOC103654457 gene encoding WEB family protein, chloroplastic-like isoform X1, translating to MFSFKSRQSQGFMGESDVKEQQPNRLQEELRKEKEKARALDEIQDLQGELEAARDSEKKMLLSLQAQTKQLEQTKVSLEEAKIEIASLRDSRQPFKNFRRRGLMSFSFADPGEAETWSLQRELRLAVESEEKCNKAMDDLAIALTEQTTEAREANVKLSLAQAELNNARTQVETLKASLESTEGKLQLALEEADRLKVESDELAAASKEKERGLVDCIKMFEEDLSKGKEENDKLIESQRVTRDENSRLREMLKHAVGEANVARESLEIARVENSRLNEEMFKKESTLQSINQEYESLKISEAAAQSSIKELKDMIDAMFSSESTKTSAEASPREAKGSKMKETSVAADYVYSDVERSTRLDDIKNPGKQKKKTILRKFGEIMKKRNS from the exons ATGTTTTCTTTCAAGTCCAG GCAGAGTCAGGGTTTCATGGGGGAATCAGACGTGAAGGAACAGCAGCCGAACAGGCTGCAGGAGGAGCTGAGGAAGGAGAAAGAGAAGGCACGCGCCCTAGACGAGATACAAGACCTGCAAGGCGAACTGGAGGCAGCAAGAGATTCAGAGAAGAAGATGCTGCTGTCATTGCAGGCTCAAACAAAGCAGCTTGAGCAGACCAAAGTATCCCTGGAAGAGGCCAAGATTGAGATAGCTTCGCTACGAGACAGTAGGCAGCCGTTCAAGAATTTCAGGAGAAGGGGTTTGATGTCATTCTCCTTTGCCGACCCTGGCGAGGCGGAGACATGGTCGCTACAGCGTGAGCTCAGGTTAGCTGTGGAATCCGAGgagaagtgcaacaaggccatggATGACTTGGCCATTGCCTTGACTGAACAAACCACAGAGGCCAGAGAAGCAAATGTGAAGCTTTCATTGGCGCAAGCCGAGTTGAATAATGCAAGGACCCAAGTGGAGACCTTGAAGGCCTCGCTAGAAAGCACAGAGGGCAAGCTCCAGTTGGCACTGGAAGAGGCAGACCGGCTAAAAGTCGAGTCAGATGAATTGGCAGCTgcctcaaaagaaaaagagagagggCTCGTTGATTGCATCAAGATGTTTGAGGAGGACCTAAGTAAAGGAAAGGAAGAGAACGATAAGCTGATTGAATCACAGAGGGTGACCAGAGATGAGAATTCTCGGCTGAGAGAGATGCTGAAGCATGCGGTGGGCGAAGCTAATGTAGCAAGAGAATCGCTGGAGATTGCCAGAGTGGAGAATTCTCGCCTTAACGAAGAGATGTTTAAGAAAGAGAGTACCTTGCAGAGTATCAACCAAGAATATGAATCCCTCAAGATCAGCGAGGCAGCCGCACAGAGTAGCATTAAAGAATTGAAGGATATGATTGATGCTATGTTCAGTTCTGAGTCGACCAAAACGTCAGCAGAAGCATCACCTCGTGAGGCCAAGGGAAGCAAGATGAAGGAAACTTCTGTGGCAGCAGATTATGTGTATTCTGATGTCGAAAGATCTACTCGTCTGGACGACATAAAAAACCCTGGAAAGCAGAAAAAGAAGACAATTCTCAGAAAATTTggtgaaataatgaagaaaagaaaCTCCTAA